In a single window of the Jaculus jaculus isolate mJacJac1 chromosome 9, mJacJac1.mat.Y.cur, whole genome shotgun sequence genome:
- the LOC123463405 gene encoding trafficking protein particle complex subunit 6B-like yields MVSGVYKSAEQGEVENGRCITKLENMGFRVGQGLIERFTKDTARFKDELDIMKFICKDFWTTVFKKQIDNLRTDHQGIYVLQDNKFRLLTQMSSGKQYLEHASKYLAFTCGLIRDGLSNLGIKRIVTAEVSSMPACKFQVMIQKL; encoded by the coding sequence ATGGTGTCAGGAGTGTACAAGTCCGCGGAGCAGGGTGAGGTGGAAAATGGTCGATGCATTACTAAGCTGGAAAACATGGGATTTCGAGTGGGACAAGGATTGATAGAAAGGTTTACAAAAGATACGGCAAGGTTCAAGGATGAGTTAGACATCATGAAGTTCATATGCAAAGATTTTTGGACTACAGTATTCAAGAAACAAATTGACAATCTAAGGACAGACCATCAGGGCATCTATGTACTTCAGGACAACAAATTTCGACTACTTACTCAGATGTCTTCAGGAAAACAGTATTTAGAACATGCATCAAAGTATCTAGCATTTACATGTGGCCTAATCAGAGATGGCTTGTCAAATTTGGGGATAAAACGTATTGTAACAGCTGAAGTGTCTTCAATGCCAGCATGCAAATTTCAGGTGATGATACAGAAGCTATAG